One region of Oryza glaberrima chromosome 7, OglaRS2, whole genome shotgun sequence genomic DNA includes:
- the LOC127779874 gene encoding pathogenesis-related protein 1-like — protein sequence MMAATSTATVQDFVDPHNAARSDVGVAAVSWDDTVAAFAMWYAVQRQGDCKLQHSDYSGGKYGENIFWGSAGADWSPEDAVVAWVKEKQWYDHGRNSCSAPAGNSCGHYTQVVWRNTTAIGCYRVVCDNNLGVFITCNYSPPGNVDGKSPY from the coding sequence ATGATGGCAGCCACGTCGACGGCCACGGTGCAGGACTTCGTGGACCCGCACAACGCGGCGAGGTCCGACgtcggggtggcggcggtgagctgGGACGACACGGTGGCGGCGTTCGCTATGTGGTACGCGGTGCAGCGGCAGGGCGACTGCAAGCTGCAGCACTCGGACTACTCCGGCGGGAAGTACGGCGAGAACATCTTCTGGggctccgccggcgccgactgGTCGCCGGAGGACGCCGTGGTGGCGTGGGTGAAGGAGAAGCAGTGGTACGACCACGGCAGGAACAGCtgctcggcgccggcggggaaCTCGTGCGGGCACTACACGCAGGTGGTGTGGCGCAACACGACGGCGATCGGCTGCTACCGCGTCGTGTGCGACAACAACCTCGGCGTCTTCATCACCTGCAACTACTCGCCGCCGGGCAACGTCGACGGCAAATCTCCCTACTAG